The DNA window TCAGCGTATCGCCGATGCGCAGCGTGCCGTGATTGGGGATGCCGACGACGTCGCCAGCAAAGGCTTCGTCCGCCGTGACGCGAGTGCGGGCAAAGAAGAATTGCGGCGCGGACAGGGACATCGGCTTTCCCGTGCGAACCAGCTTGGCCTTCATGCCGCGCTCGAGCTTGCCCGAGCAGACGCGAACGAAAGCGATACGGTCGCGGTGATTGGGGTCCATGTTGGCCTGGATCTTGAAGACGAAGGAGGTCATCTTGTCCTCCGTCGCCTCGACGGTTCGCGTATCGGCGTCCTGCGCGCGCGGCGGCGGGCCGAAGGCGCCGAGCGCCTCGATCAGGTCGCGCACGCCGTAGTTACGCAGCGCCGAGCCGAAATAGACCGGCGTCAGATGGCCCTCGCGGAAGGCATCTATATCAAGAGGTCGGCAAGCCTCCCGCGCGAGCTCCAGCTCCTCGATGAAGGCCTCGCGCTCGTTTTCCGGCAGCAGGCCGGCGACGCGGTTGGAATCGGGACCGTTGACCGGCGTGCGCTCCTTCTCGTCGTCGCCCTTGCGCACCGCGTTCAGCGCCAGGTGATAGGTGCCGGAGAACGTCTTGCCGCGGCCGATCGGCCAGGTGATGGGGGCCGTGTCCAGCGCCAGCTTCTGCTCGATCTCGTCCAGGATCTCGAACGGGTCGCGGCTTTCGCGGTCCATCTTGTTGACGAAGGTGATGATCGGGATGTCGCGCAGCCGGCAGACCTCGAACAGTTTCAGCGTGCGCGGCTCGATGCCCTTGGCGGCGTCGATGACCATGACGGCCGAGTCGACCGCCGACAGCGTGCGATAGGTGTCGTCGGCGAAATCCTCGTGGCCGGGCGTGTCGAGCAGGTTGAAGACATTGTCCTCATATTCGAACGTCATCACCGAGGTGACGACCGAAATGCCGCGCTCGCGCTCTATCTTCATCCAGTCGGACCGGGTCTGGATGCGGTCCTTCTTGGCCTTGACCTCGCCGGCAAGCTGGATGGCGCCGCCGAACAGCAGCAGCTTTTCGGTGAGCGTGGTCTTGCCGGCGTCGGGGTGGGCGATGATCGCGAAGGTGCGGCGGCGCGCCACTTCCTCTGGTATTGTTTCGGGCATTCTCTGGGATTTCCGTGTGACAGGCCGGGCTTCTAGCAGCGCAGTGCCGGGCTGTCGACCGGTCCGGCGGCGTTGACGCCACCGGATGCCACAGCCCGGCTCAGGCCACCTCGCTCATGCGGCTCGCCTGGATGACCTCCGGAAGCCAGCCGGCAACGGCGCTGCCGATGGCGTCGGCATGATCTTCCTGCAGATAGTGCGCGCCGGGCCCGAGATTGATGAACCGGCAGTTCCGCAGCCCGGCCGCGAATTCGCGTGCCGCTTGCGGCGAGATCAAAGCACCGGGATCGCCCGCGAACAGTAGTTTCGGATAGGTGGATAGCCGCAGCGCGCGGTGGTCGTGTTCGCTGATGGCGGCAACGTCGGCAGGCTGGCCCTCGATCGGCAGTTCCCGCGGCAGGCGCAGCACCGGCTTGCGCGATTGCGGCGTCGGGAACGGCGTCCGGTAAGCAGCCATCTCGTCGTCGCTCATTGTGCGCAGCACCGAGGCCGGCAGCACCTTTTCGACGAACACGTTGTCTTCGAGGACCAGTTTTTCGCCGACACCGGGCGTGCGCAACGCCTTGAACGTCTCGCGGGCTTGCGGACGCTGGTGAAAATCCTCCCAGCGCTCGAAGGGCCGGATGAATTCCATGAAAGCGAGGCCAAGGATGCGCCGCGGCCGCCTGGCCGCGAGATGAAACGCAAGGGCAGTGCCCCAATCCTGCGCGACCACCACCGCATCGCCGATGTCGAGCGCATCGAGGAAGGCGTCGAGATAGCGGACATGGTCGAAGAAACGATAGTCGATATCGGGCTTGCCGGATTGGCCGTAACCGATCAGGTCAGGCGCGATGCAGCGGCCGAACGGCGCGACATGCGGGATGATGTTGCGCCAGATATGGGATGAAGTGGGGTTGCCGTGCAGGAACAACACGATCGGACCAGACGCGCCCGCTTCAACATAAGACATGGTGGAATCGAGCACGGGAACCTGAGAACGCCTTGCCGTGGTGGTCCCCGTCTGGGGCATGTCGATTTTCGAGTTCATGACGCCGTCTCCTTTGCAAAAACCGTGCTGAAGATGATTTTCTTGAACCGCTCGAGCGGCGCCGGGCTGCGCTCGACCTTCATGCGCAACATTGCCCCTTGCCAGGACGACAGCAGGAAGTCGGCGAGGTCCTCGGCGTCGAACGCCCTGGTGATGTCGCCAGCCGCCTGGCCTTCGGCGATGCAGGCCGCGAAGGGCTGGCGCCAACGCTCGAAAATGGCGACGAGCCGCAAACGCAGCGGCTCACTGTGCACCGCTGTCTCGAGGCTGAGATTGCCGATCATGCAGCCGCGCGCCCAGTCATGCGCTTCAAGCTTCGAGGTGATGACGTCGAGGTAGCGGCGCAGCCTGCCGATGGGCGGCGTGCCGTCCCGCTCCAGCGCTGCTTCAACCAGCCCGCCGACATAGGCGAAGTAGCGGTCCAGCACCTCGCCGGCGAATTCCTCCTTGGAGGCAAAATGGTTGGTGAACGAGCCCGGCCGGGCGTCGGCAGCAGCAACGATGTCGCGCACGCCAGCCGCGGCATAGCCGGACTCCCATATCGTCCGGAAGCCGGCATCAAGAAGTTTTTCGCGGAGTGATTGTCTAGCCATGGCGAAATAATACGTACGTACGTATTGATGTCAAGTACATCTTTTTGCCGTGTCGGCTGTTGGCAAGTGACGAGCAGGGTGGCACTGGAAGAGTGTCCTCGGCGGACCACAAGACAAGGGAGCGAACATGGCTGCGGCGAAACAGTTTATCGTCGTCGGCGCCGGCATCATCGGCGCTTCGATCGCCTGGCACCTGGCCAAAGCCGGTGCACAGGTCACGGTCGTTTCCGAAAGCGGCGCGGGCGGCGTCGCGACGCCCAATTCCTTTGCCTGGATCAACGCCAGCTGGGGCAACCCCGAAATCTATTTCCGGCTGCGCACCCGCGCCATGGCCGAGTGGAAACGGCTGGCAAAAGAGTTGCCCGGGCTTCCGCTCGCCTGGTGCGGTGGCCTGTGCTGGGACCTGCCGGCTGACCGGCTCGAAGCCTACGCGGCCGAACACTCTTCATGGGGCTACGGCATCGAACGCGTTGACCGGGAGCGGGCGGCGCAAATCGAGCCCGACCTCGCCGAGCCCCCTGAATTCGCTGTTTATGTCGCCGAGGAAGGCGTGACCGAACCGGTCGCCGCGGCCAGGGCCCTGCTGGCCGATGCCGAACGGCATGGCACGCGGGTCATTGCCAGCACGGTCTCGGCGCTGGCCCAGACCAATGGCCGGATTACCGGCGTGGACACATCGCATGGGCTGATTTCCGCCGACGAGGTGGTGCTCGCCGCCGGCGTCGGCGCTCCGGACATTGCCGCCACGGCGGGGATCAGCCTGCCGATCGAGACGCCGCCTGGCCTGATTGTCCATTCGCGGCCATACAAAAGGCTGCTCAACGGCCTGGTGCACGACGAGAAGCTGCATATGCGCCAGACGGCCGAAGGCCGCATCATCGCCGGCTCGGATTTCGCCGGCGGCGATCCAGGCGATGACCCCGCCGCTACGGCGCGCGAATTGTTTGCAGTAGCGAAGGCGGCGTTGCGCGGCGCCGGGGATCTGGAACTCGATTTCCATACGGTCGGCTACCGGCCGGCGCCGATCGACGGCTTTCCCATCATCGGTCGCGCCGAGGGCATGGACGGCCTGTATATTGCCGTCATGCATTCCGGCATCACGCTGGCGCCGGCCGTCGGCCTGTTCGCCGCGAGGGAAATCCTCTACGGCGAGCGCGACCCGCTGCTGGCGCCCTATGGATTGTCGCGTTTCGCTCAGTAGCCCGGCGGACGACGGAAGCCGCCGATGAACGGCTCAACCGCCGCCGCAACACCAAGCAGCCGCGATTCCGACCAGCGTTTGCCGACCAGTTGCAGGCCGATCGGCAGGCCGTCGGGACCTTCCCCATACGGCATCGAAAGTGCCGGATGGCCGCTGTAGTTGAAGACGGCACCGTAGGCCGTCAGCATCCAGTAGCTCTGTTCCCGACCGTCGACCTCGATCGGCTTGCCCGGATCGCAATGCGGGAAGGCGGTGGTCATGGCGACAGGGCAGAGCAGTGCATCCCAGTCGTCGAAGAACCGATCCCAAGCGAGAATGGATCTGTCGCGGCGGGCGAGCGCCTCGAACCAGCGCGAAACCGATGTCGGCTGCGCCGGGGGCTCGGGTTGGGCAGCTTCCATCATCATGCCGATCAGCGCGCCGCCTTGCGCGAGATCGTCGTGCAGGTCGAGCCTGGGCAGTTTCGCTTCCTCCACGGTAGCCCCGGCCGAGCGTAGATTTCCGGCGAGATCTTCGACCGCCGCACCGATGTGCGCTGCCACCGGGAAGCCGCGAAAGGACGGCGCGAAGGCGATGCGCAATGCCCTGATGTCGAGCTTCGGCATGGCCTCGAGCGGCCCCGGCGCAAGATCGGTATCCCGCCCGTCCGGCCCGGCGATGATCCGATAGATCAACGACAAATCGCCCACGCTGCGTGCCAGCGGTCCGAGACAGGACATCAGCCGCACGCTGCGCGCCGTGCCGCCCGGGTCCGGGAAGGCACCGGCCAGCGAGACGCGATGCTCCGTCGGCTTCAGCCCATAGACACCGCAGAAGGCGGCAGGCAGGCGGATCGAATCCTGCATGTCGGTGCCGACGTCGAATGGCGTCATCCCGGCGGCGACCGCCGCGGCGGCGCCGCCGCTGGAGCCGCCGGCGGTGCGCTCAAGGTTCCACGGATTGTTGGTGCGGCCGAACAGCGGATTGTTCGACTGCCAGTCGGAGAGCATGGTCGCGACATTGGTCCTGGCCGTCAGCACGCCGCCGGCGGCCTTCAGCCTCGCAACCACCGGGCTGTCGCGGCTGGCGACATAGTCGACGAAGGCCGGGAAGCCGACCGTGGTTTTCATGCCTGCGGCTTCGTGCGTGTCCTTCAGGGTGAACGGAACGCCGTGCAGCGGCCCGGGCGTGGCGCCGCGCGCGAGTGCCGCGTCGGCGTTTTTGGCGCGCTCACGAGCGCCTTCCCTGTCGAGCGCAATGACGGCGTTGACGCCTTCGTTGCGGCTGTCGATCTGCGCCAGAACGGCGTCGACCGCGTCGATAGCGGAGATTTTGCGCTGGGCTATCGCGGAAGCGAGGTCGACGGTTGAGGAGAAGGCGACTTCCATGGTGAATGCTCCGGCTTGGCCGCGCTCATCCAATCGAGATGGCCCAACGGCGGCGCTGCTTCAAGCGGAGTTGAGCATTCAGGGATCGCCTGCGTTTGATCGAGATTGCGCCGAGGCCAATTGAGGTGGGCACTCCACGGCGGCGTTCCGACTAGGATTACCCTACCAGCGCCAGCTTCGCCGCTGTTGGCGCAAACGGGCGAATGCTGACCCCATCCCGGGGCATTGTGACAAAGCTCGACGGCGGGATCGCCTGCCAGTCGCCGCCTTCGCGGTCGAAGGGCTCGGAGACGATGCAGCGGCCGCCGCCCTTGCGCAGGATAGAGGTGTAGAGTGTCGGCGCATGCGCATCGGTGGCATAGCGAACCGCGTGCAGCGCCTGCCCGTCCGAGAAGGCGGCGGTGAGTTTGAGTGCCGGTTCGAGGCCGGCGCGGCGCGAGGCTTCGAGAACCCGGCTGGTGGCGCGCGACACCGCGCCCTGCGGGTCGCCGGCCAATCCTTCGTCGATCATGAGGAGAAAAAAGAGTTCGGAATCGGTGGTGCCTTCGCGCTGGTCGAAGACGGCATCGGACAATGAATTCTCCAGCGCGCGACGGATTTTCTCGAAACCGCCTATCTGGCCGTTATGCATGAACGACCAGCGGCCGGAGATGAAGGGATGGCAGTTCATGCGGCTGGTGGCGCCGCCGGTCGAGGCCCGCACATGGGCGAGGAACAGGCCGGATTTGATCTGGCGGCACAGGCTCTTCAGATTGGGATCTGACCAGGCCGGCAGAATGTCGCGGTAGAGGCCGGGCTCCGGACGGTCGCCGTACCAGGCAAGGCCAAAGCCGTCGCCGTTGGTCGGTGACTTCGCCTCCTGAGCGCAATGGCTCTGGGCGATCAACGAGTGACAGGGCGCCGTGAGGATGTCTTCGAGAAAGACCGCTTCACCGAGATAGGCCGCCCAACGGCACATCGCTTCTGTCGTCCTCTAGGCGCGATCCGGGAGAGCCGCGGGCTCCCTGGTAGCGTGTGTGCCTCTGTTGTGCGTCCGCTCGTAAAGCTCACGGACGATTCGGCTTGCGGTAGTCTCGAAGAGAAACGGCAAGAAAGCGTGAACGAGCGCGGCACCCGCCGCCATCAGCAAACGCGAGGAAAACCAGGCGGCGAAGGCCATATGGCCGAAATAGGTTTCGCCGACCTTTGCCGGATGAGAGGTAAAGATGCTTGCGACCGACATGCTGGTCCCCTTCAGCGTTGGTTCCGATATGAGTATCCTGACACGCTTCGCCGGTTCATCGGTCTCAAAATGTCCTTGTATTTTGCCATTCCATGGGACAAATATCCCAATATGGCGATGGAAATCGATGAAATAGACCGAAAACTGCTCGCCGAATTGCAACGCGACGGCACGCTGTCGGTCGACCAGCTATCGGAGCGGGTGGCCTTGTCGCGCAATGCCTGCTGGCGGCGCGTCAAGCGAATGGAGGAAGAAGGCGTCATTACCGGCCGCGTGGCGCTGGTCGATGCCGACAAGCTCGGGCTTGGCCTGTCCGTGTTCATCCTGGTCCGGACGTCGAATCATGACCCGGACTGGCTGCAG is part of the Mesorhizobium loti genome and encodes:
- a CDS encoding TetR/AcrR family transcriptional regulator: MARQSLREKLLDAGFRTIWESGYAAAGVRDIVAAADARPGSFTNHFASKEEFAGEVLDRYFAYVGGLVEAALERDGTPPIGRLRRYLDVITSKLEAHDWARGCMIGNLSLETAVHSEPLRLRLVAIFERWRQPFAACIAEGQAAGDITRAFDAEDLADFLLSSWQGAMLRMKVERSPAPLERFKKIIFSTVFAKETAS
- a CDS encoding Lrp/AsnC family transcriptional regulator, which encodes MAMEIDEIDRKLLAELQRDGTLSVDQLSERVALSRNACWRRVKRMEEEGVITGRVALVDADKLGLGLSVFILVRTSNHDPDWLQKFRAAVTGFPEITGVYRMSGDLDYVLRARVADVKAYDRLYQRLIAKVALSDVSASFVMEEIKETTVVPMEVR
- a CDS encoding NAD(P)/FAD-dependent oxidoreductase, whose translation is MAAAKQFIVVGAGIIGASIAWHLAKAGAQVTVVSESGAGGVATPNSFAWINASWGNPEIYFRLRTRAMAEWKRLAKELPGLPLAWCGGLCWDLPADRLEAYAAEHSSWGYGIERVDRERAAQIEPDLAEPPEFAVYVAEEGVTEPVAAARALLADAERHGTRVIASTVSALAQTNGRITGVDTSHGLISADEVVLAAGVGAPDIAATAGISLPIETPPGLIVHSRPYKRLLNGLVHDEKLHMRQTAEGRIIAGSDFAGGDPGDDPAATARELFAVAKAALRGAGDLELDFHTVGYRPAPIDGFPIIGRAEGMDGLYIAVMHSGITLAPAVGLFAAREILYGERDPLLAPYGLSRFAQ
- a CDS encoding peptide chain release factor 3, with the protein product MPETIPEEVARRRTFAIIAHPDAGKTTLTEKLLLFGGAIQLAGEVKAKKDRIQTRSDWMKIERERGISVVTSVMTFEYEDNVFNLLDTPGHEDFADDTYRTLSAVDSAVMVIDAAKGIEPRTLKLFEVCRLRDIPIITFVNKMDRESRDPFEILDEIEQKLALDTAPITWPIGRGKTFSGTYHLALNAVRKGDDEKERTPVNGPDSNRVAGLLPENEREAFIEELELAREACRPLDIDAFREGHLTPVYFGSALRNYGVRDLIEALGAFGPPPRAQDADTRTVEATEDKMTSFVFKIQANMDPNHRDRIAFVRVCSGKLERGMKAKLVRTGKPMSLSAPQFFFARTRVTADEAFAGDVVGIPNHGTLRIGDTLTEGEEILFRGVPNFAPEILRRVRLGDAMKAKKLKEALHQMAEEGVVQLFSPEDGSPAIVGVVGALQLDVLKERLNFEYTLPVEFEMSRFSVCRWISADDKAEVLRFIEAHRGDIARDLDNDPVFLAQHAFSLNYEAERWKAIRFATIKDYQVRDKAA
- a CDS encoding DUF6356 family protein is translated as MSVASIFTSHPAKVGETYFGHMAFAAWFSSRLLMAAGAALVHAFLPFLFETTASRIVRELYERTHNRGTHATREPAALPDRA
- a CDS encoding haloalkane dehalogenase gives rise to the protein MNSKIDMPQTGTTTARRSQVPVLDSTMSYVEAGASGPIVLFLHGNPTSSHIWRNIIPHVAPFGRCIAPDLIGYGQSGKPDIDYRFFDHVRYLDAFLDALDIGDAVVVAQDWGTALAFHLAARRPRRILGLAFMEFIRPFERWEDFHQRPQARETFKALRTPGVGEKLVLEDNVFVEKVLPASVLRTMSDDEMAAYRTPFPTPQSRKPVLRLPRELPIEGQPADVAAISEHDHRALRLSTYPKLLFAGDPGALISPQAAREFAAGLRNCRFINLGPGAHYLQEDHADAIGSAVAGWLPEVIQASRMSEVA
- a CDS encoding class II glutamine amidotransferase, with product MCRWAAYLGEAVFLEDILTAPCHSLIAQSHCAQEAKSPTNGDGFGLAWYGDRPEPGLYRDILPAWSDPNLKSLCRQIKSGLFLAHVRASTGGATSRMNCHPFISGRWSFMHNGQIGGFEKIRRALENSLSDAVFDQREGTTDSELFFLLMIDEGLAGDPQGAVSRATSRVLEASRRAGLEPALKLTAAFSDGQALHAVRYATDAHAPTLYTSILRKGGGRCIVSEPFDREGGDWQAIPPSSFVTMPRDGVSIRPFAPTAAKLALVG
- a CDS encoding amidase translates to MEVAFSSTVDLASAIAQRKISAIDAVDAVLAQIDSRNEGVNAVIALDREGARERAKNADAALARGATPGPLHGVPFTLKDTHEAAGMKTTVGFPAFVDYVASRDSPVVARLKAAGGVLTARTNVATMLSDWQSNNPLFGRTNNPWNLERTAGGSSGGAAAAVAAGMTPFDVGTDMQDSIRLPAAFCGVYGLKPTEHRVSLAGAFPDPGGTARSVRLMSCLGPLARSVGDLSLIYRIIAGPDGRDTDLAPGPLEAMPKLDIRALRIAFAPSFRGFPVAAHIGAAVEDLAGNLRSAGATVEEAKLPRLDLHDDLAQGGALIGMMMEAAQPEPPAQPTSVSRWFEALARRDRSILAWDRFFDDWDALLCPVAMTTAFPHCDPGKPIEVDGREQSYWMLTAYGAVFNYSGHPALSMPYGEGPDGLPIGLQLVGKRWSESRLLGVAAAVEPFIGGFRRPPGY